Proteins found in one Sorghum bicolor cultivar BTx623 chromosome 1, Sorghum_bicolor_NCBIv3, whole genome shotgun sequence genomic segment:
- the LOC8081866 gene encoding formin-like protein 8, producing MLLPRNQKWRRPLPFPRSLSPHPHSRSRKPRQRSIASSFSSSSSSSSPAAPPMPPTTVTLLQACVVLLLCCRLSPAAAASASPGDVGGGGARRVLHQPLFPIEWTPPPSPPPPPAPDFTSDPATPDGPPADFFPLAPPTAPAGGGGTATTSSTPTTVAANVPSASSGSGDGGHHGGPAKGTIVAAGAAAAAAIALLAFACAFLIAGRARRRGDSQKLLGPDRGSARHHSAPSAADFLYVGTVEPTTPGRHHGPTTADLVGSPYRKLRSERARRGVGRDEPTDHPSPELRPLPPLRRAVTVGSSDDDAYYTPRQRSGGGGVGGETWSEASASSPPTTTTASRRSLPSLTSDCFPPVAAIAAPTPPPARSRRTPPRTRFSAGSTPDIKQVISPSPRSVQPPKAAPPPPPPPPPPPPPKSITASKPPPPPPPPPMIQSNNLPKPAQPPSEPTSRRRLLKPLPPEGPRIAMPMPITAATAEDSIGSASMRKQDDVVDGIVGSGEPRPKLKPLHWDKVRATSDRAMVWDQLKSSSFQLDEDMIEALFMNNSTPAAPPRDAGRKATVPPFKQEERVLDPKKAQNIAILLRALNVTHDEVSDALLDGNAECLGTELLETLVKMAPTKEEELKLRDYNGDASKLGSAERFLKAVLDIPFAFKRVDAMLYRANFETEINYLMKSFETLEAACEDLRGSRLFLKLLEAVLRTGNRMNVGTNRGEAKAFKLDTLLKLADVKGTDGKTTLLHFVVQEIIRSEDAKSEKESAMIIHSSKDEQLRKQGLKLVSGLSSELGNVKKAAMMDFDVLHGYVNKLETGLEKIKSVLQLERQCTQGQKFFTTMQSFLKKAEAEIEKVRGEEKKALIRVKDITEYFHGDTSKEEAHPLRIFMVVRDFLSTLDHVCKEVGRLQQDRTVIGSARSFRISATALPVLSVYGQRRENNSDDDSSSS from the exons ATGTTACTGCCCCGGAACCAAAAATGGCGGCGTCCACTCCCGTTCCCACGCTCCCTCTCCCCTCACCCTCACTCCCGCTCTAGAAAGCCGAGGCAGCGGTCGATCGCTtcatctttttcttcttcttcttcttcttcttctcctgccGCACCGCCAATGCCTCCCACTACCGTCACGCTGCTACAAGCGTGCGTCGTGTTGCTGCTGTGCTGCCGTCTCTCGCCGGCGGCCGCGGCGTCGGCGTCACCCGGCGATGTCGGCGGAGGCGGGGCCAGGCGGGTGCTCCACCAGCCATTGTTCCCAATCGAGTGGaccccgccgccgtcgccgccgcctccgccggcgCCGGACTTCACCTCCGACCCGGCGACGCCGGACGGGCCTCCTGCCGACTTCTTCCCTCTGGCACCACCGACGGCGCCTGCTGGCGGCGGAGGCACGGCGACGACGTCTTCGACGCCGACCACCGTCGCCGCCAACGTCCCGAGCGCCTCGTCAGGGTCCGGTGACGGCGGCCACCACGGCGGCCCTGCCAAGGGGACCATCGTCGCGGCgggggcggccgcggccgcggccatcGCGCTGCTGGCGTTCGCGTGCGCGTTCCTTATCGCgggccgcgcgcgccgccgcggggACTCGCAGAAGCTGCTCGGCCCCGACCGCGGGTCCGCGCGCCACCACTCTGCGCCCTCGGCCGCCGACTTCCTCTACGTCGGCACGGTGGAGCCCACCACGCCCGGCCGCCACCACGGGCCAACCACTGCTGATCTCGTTGGGTCCCCGTACCGGAAGCTGCGCAGCGAGCGCGCGCGCCGCGGGGTGGGCCGCGACGAGCCCACCGACCACCCGAGCCCGGAGCTCCGGCCGCTCCCGCCGCTGCGCCGCGCGGTCACAGTGGGCTCCTCTGACGACGATGCCTACTACACGCCGCGCCAgcgctccggcggcggcggggttgGAGGCGAAACGTGGAGTGAGGCCAGCGCGTCCAGCccgcccaccaccaccaccgcgtcCCGCCGAAGCCTCCCCAGCCTCACCAGCGACTGCTTTCCTCCTGTGGCGGCCATTGCTGCGCCGACACCGCCACCTGCGCGGTCCCGCCGTACGCCCCCGCGCACGCGCTTCTCTGCCGGCTCGACCCCTGACATCAAACAGGTGATCTCGCCGTCCCCGCGGTCGGTGCAACCACCcaaagcagcgccgccgccgccacctcctccaccgccaccgccaccgccgaaGTCTATCACAGCTTCaaaacctcctcctcctccgccgccgccaccaatgATTCAATCTAATAACCTCCCGAAGCCCGCGCAGCCGCCTTCCGAACCGACGTCGCGGCGCCGATTGCTCAAGCCGTTGCCACCTGAGGGCCCTCGCATTGCTATGCCAATGCCGATCACCGCGGCAACGGCAGAGGATAGTATCGGGAGCGCGTCAATGCGTAAACAGGATGACGTGGTAGACGGTATCGTTGGCAGCGGCGAGCCGCGACCGAAGCTGAAGCCGCTGCACTGGGACAAGGTGCGAGCGACCTCCGACCGCGCCATGGTCTGGGACCAGCTGAAGTCAAGCTCATTCCA GTTGGATGAGGACATGATCGAGGCATTGTTCATGAACAACTCAACGCCAGCTGCACCGCCGAGAGATGCGGGAAGGAAGGCCACCGTCCCACCATTCAAGCAGGAGGAGAGGGTGCTCGACCCCAAGAAAGCACAGAACATCGCCATCCTGCTCCGTGCATTGAATGTTACACACGATGAGGTGTCCGATGCACTCTTGGATG GCAACGCTGAATGTTTGGGGACTGAACTTTTGGAGACTTTAGTCAAGATGGCTCCTACTAAAGAGGAAGAACTCAAACTACGAGATTATAATGGTGATGCATCGAAGCTTGGTTCTGCAGAGCGCTTTCTCAAAGCTGTGCTTGATATACCTTTTGCCTTCAAGAGAGTTGATGCCATGCTATACCGAGCCAATTTTGAGACCGAAATAAATTACTTAATGAAATCTTTTGAGACACTAGAG GCAGCCTGCGAAGATCTTAGAGGCAGCAGATTGTTCCTGAAACTCCTCGAAGCAGTGCTGAGAACCGGAAACCGGATGAATGTTGGCACAAACCGGGGTGAGGCAAAAGCTTTCAAACTTGACACTCTCCTAAAACTTGCTGATGTCAAGGGCACTGATGGTAAAACAACACTGTTGCATTTTGTCGTCCAAGAAATCATTCGATCAGAAGATGCAAAATCTGAAAAAGAAAGTGCCATGATTATTCATAGCTCTAAAGACGAGCAGTTACGGAAGCAAGGTCTGAAACTTGTCTCTGGGCTTAGCAGTGAGCTAGGAAATGTCAAGAAAGCAGCTATGATGGACTTTGATGTGTTGCATGGTTATGTTAATAAGCTAGAAACAGGTCTTGAAAAGATCAAGTCGGTCTTGCAGCTCGAGAGGCAATGCACTCAAGGCCAGAAGTTCTTTACGACAATGCAAAGTTTTCTGAAGAAAGCCGAGGCTGAGATAGAGAAAGTCAgaggggaggagaagaaggccttGATAAGAGTAAAAGACATCACCGAGTACTTCCATGGTGACACCTCAAAAGAGGAAGCGCACCCTCTTAGGATATTCATGGTGGTGAGGGACTTCCTCTCGACGTTGGATCATGTCTGCAAGGAGGTTGGCAGGTTGCAgcaagatagaacggtcattgGGTCGGCCAGGTCTTTCCGCATTTCAGCCACCGCACTGCCAGTTCTAAGTGTGTATGGACAAAGAAGGGAGAACAACTCTGATGATGACAGTTCATCATCCTAG